In Theileria annulata chromosome 3, complete sequence, *** SEQUENCING IN PROGRESS ***, the sequence GAACAGTATACACAACCTACTCCACCAGGTTATACAGGCTATGAACCTCCTCAAGGATATCAACCTCAACCTGTTTATCAACCTTATCAACCACCTCAGCCACAACAACAACCATATTATCCCGGATATGGACCAGAACAATATCAACCTTATCCACCTGCTCCTTATGTACAGTATCCACAACCTACACAACCATATGGACCTCAAACAGAATTTACTCAACCACATGGTCCTTATCAACCTCAACCTCCACAATATCAACCTCATGAACCTCAACAATCTCACTCAAGTCGTAAAAAATATCAACAGCACAAACCACGTTATGCAGAAACAATACCACGTTTTTCAAATTTGCAATTAAGAACTCGTGGTCAACACACTAAACCTAGATATACGACTACAGAACCACCAACACAATCTAGACAACCTATACACATACTTAAACGACCAGGTCAAGGAACTCAAACTACTACTCAAGAACCTACTCAACCTACTACTGAACCAGCTGGGTTACAGCCTGAAACTATTCCAGTAGAAGTTGGATCagatgatgatgaagatCAAGGAGAAGATGAACCTCCTGGAGATGGAGAAGGTGAAGATAatgaaaaagaaaaaaaacctaaaaaaataaaaaaatgtaaaGATATCAAATTCTTAAAGAAGGATAATTATGGAAACGCGATTCCAATGACTGAAAAGGATTATGAAATTGtttatgaaaatgattatagtgtcaaatatatattcaaacCAACACTTGATGAAGTACTTTGTGACGGTGAGAGTGTATATAAGCATAGAGTAAGAAACAGAAGAACTTCATCACTGATTTATAACAAAATGAgacataattttatattagaAAATGTAGAAGGGATGTATGTATGTaactataaaaataatttttggaAAGTATTTCGTCATAAATTTTTACCAATGGTTCATCTATACACAAAAG encodes:
- a CDS encoding Theileria-specific sub-telomeric protein, SVSP family, putative (TapBAC24e05.p1k.C.cand.3 - score = 27.84;~Signal peptide predicted for TA17550 by SignalP 2.0 HMM (Signal peptide probability 0.981, signal anchor probability 0.017) with cleavage site probability 0.579 between residues 21 and 22), with translation MKSYRLIIHVLIFLLIGYSGCSDKPTNTQGSNSSEDNLPKIGGLSLVDYSDSDDEDNFQVTTTSETTQTETITEETTDGQTETQNEPVKDVGIQTETEPHQYQPHVPYQPTQQPQQPQYGYQPIPYQPVHYQPQPVYQQGYQYPEYGQYQPIPQPYTAYEQYTQPTPPGYTGYEPPQGYQPQPVYQPYQPPQPQQQPYYPGYGPEQYQPYPPAPYVQYPQPTQPYGPQTEFTQPHGPYQPQPPQYQPHEPQQSHSSRKKYQQHKPRYAETIPRFSNLQLRTRGQHTKPRYTTTEPPTQSRQPIHILKRPGQGTQTTTQEPTQPTTEPAGLQPETIPVEVGSDDDEDQGEDEPPGDGEGEDNEKEKKPKKIKKCKDIKFLKKDNYGNAIPMTEKDYEIVYENDYSVKYIFKPTLDEVLCDGESVYKHRVRNRRTSSLIYNKMRHNFILENVEGMYVCNYKNNFWKVFRHKFLPMVHLYTKDSYGNVMKLSSENYTIEIGDKGSYKFTIKDGVKCSKITLSKHLVWEKKNNEDYPICFYINLKYEFYILFKDYIYKYTRRGNVYMPAHPITSDQLKKEN